Proteins encoded by one window of Thermobaculum terrenum ATCC BAA-798:
- a CDS encoding ATP-binding protein, whose product MARELSDILKELSKKIPKNSYNPVALPKELLEEQTKKNENDCPICGGVGWLRLDVPVDHPNFGKLWPCKCYSKRKEELLRKELEELSNMSHLRQKTFDNFDPSVHPSAATAFEATKQYAENPHGWIMLCGPCGSGKTHLAAAIVNYSISVRQSNSLFMIVPDLLDYLRETFNPKSDITYDERFLMIREVPLLVLDDLGTENATSWAREKLYQLINHRYNSEMPTVITTNQPPEAIDDRIRSRLSDTRLVMHIVLDAPDYRYQQGKHSPTRKSQRKVYAWP is encoded by the coding sequence ATGGCCAGAGAACTAAGCGATATACTCAAAGAGCTCTCCAAAAAGATACCCAAGAATTCCTATAACCCAGTGGCTTTACCAAAAGAGCTCCTAGAGGAACAGACTAAAAAAAACGAAAATGACTGCCCTATCTGTGGCGGAGTAGGATGGCTCAGGCTTGACGTGCCTGTAGACCATCCTAACTTCGGTAAGCTGTGGCCATGCAAGTGCTACTCAAAAAGAAAGGAAGAATTGCTACGTAAGGAGCTCGAAGAGCTCAGCAACATGAGCCACCTAAGACAAAAGACCTTCGATAATTTTGACCCCTCAGTGCATCCGTCCGCAGCCACAGCGTTCGAAGCTACCAAACAATACGCCGAAAACCCTCATGGCTGGATCATGCTGTGTGGACCATGCGGCAGCGGTAAGACTCACCTGGCTGCTGCCATAGTAAACTACTCCATAAGCGTTCGCCAAAGCAACAGCCTGTTTATGATAGTGCCTGACCTGCTGGATTACTTGAGAGAAACTTTCAACCCCAAATCCGATATAACTTACGATGAACGCTTCCTGATGATTCGAGAGGTACCTTTATTGGTTCTGGACGATCTCGGTACCGAGAATGCTACAAGCTGGGCGAGAGAGAAGCTCTATCAGCTAATAAACCACAGATACAACTCTGAGATGCCCACCGTGATCACTACCAACCAACCACCTGAGGCCATAGACGATCGTATTCGATCCAGGCTTTCTGACACCAGGTTGGTTATGCACATAGTACTGGACGCACCGGACTATAGGTATCAGCAGGGTAAACACTCTCCTACCAGAAAAAGTCAACGAAAAGTATACGCCTGGCCCTAG
- the rpmG gene encoding 50S ribosomal protein L33: protein MPKKADRQLITLECTECRERNYLTEKNRRNDPGRLELRKYCPRCRVHTLHRETR, encoded by the coding sequence GTGCCTAAGAAAGCTGATAGACAACTAATAACCCTGGAATGCACGGAATGTCGTGAGCGTAACTACCTGACTGAAAAAAACAGGCGAAACGATCCTGGTCGCCTGGAGCTTAGAAAGTATTGTCCAAGGTGTAGGGTGCATACGCTTCATAGGGAGACTCGCTAA
- the nusG gene encoding transcription termination/antitermination protein NusG, giving the protein MSNDSVLENQQSQPVEAEAIAQEEEDGFQWYVIHTYSGYEDKVKRDLQHRVETMGMSDRIRDIIVPTVEEIEIREGKRHKVQKKVFPGYVLVRMRMDDAAWNVVRYTPGVTGFVGSGTKPTPLDEKEVEKILQRMSEEPPKVKMSLRLGEAVRIVDGPFTDFEGTVDEINEEKGKVKVLISIFGRPTPVELDFLQVEKIVP; this is encoded by the coding sequence GTGAGTAACGATTCGGTGCTCGAGAACCAGCAGTCACAGCCGGTAGAGGCAGAAGCTATTGCTCAGGAAGAAGAGGATGGCTTCCAGTGGTATGTTATTCATACCTATAGCGGCTATGAGGATAAGGTAAAGAGAGACCTTCAACATAGGGTCGAAACCATGGGCATGTCGGACAGAATACGAGACATAATTGTGCCCACTGTGGAAGAGATCGAGATCAGGGAAGGTAAACGTCATAAGGTACAGAAGAAGGTCTTTCCCGGTTACGTGCTGGTCAGGATGCGAATGGATGATGCGGCCTGGAATGTGGTCAGGTACACCCCTGGTGTAACTGGATTTGTTGGCTCCGGCACTAAGCCTACTCCTCTCGATGAGAAGGAGGTTGAGAAGATCCTCCAGCGTATGAGCGAGGAGCCTCCGAAGGTTAAGATGAGCCTCAGGCTTGGAGAGGCGGTCAGGATTGTCGATGGTCCTTTCACGGACTTTGAGGGAACTGTGGACGAGATCAATGAGGAGAAGGGAAAGGTCAAGGTGTTGATTAGTATATTTGGGCGTCCAACACCTGTTGAACTTGACTTCCTTCAGGTTGAGAAGATAGTTCCATAA
- the cysS gene encoding cysteine--tRNA ligase has product MYIHNTLTDRKEEFIPLNPPNVLMYVCGPTVYGPAHIGHAMSYTVFDIVRRYLEYKGYKVKHVQNFTDVDDKIIARSNEEGISWKDLATRYEREFLRQMDSLNILRAHYYPRASEVIPEIIEDIQRLIARGYAYVVDGDVYFRVLKDEEYGELSHRRLDEMRAGARIEADPRKEHPMDFALWKSAKLGEPYWESPWGPGRPGWHIECTTMNLRMLGEQIDIHGGGADLIFPHHENEIAQSEAITGKHPFVRYWIHNGLLQLEEEKMARSVGNVLSIDFIVRQYGADAFRLFVLSSHYRKPLNFSFEALESAKRGVLRLYQAVGEDAGPAGSEFKDFRQRFESAMDDDFNTPQAIAVLFELARDVNALRSEGKDASTAAGLLRELSALLGLRLDSVGGEATEAEPFIDLIVGVRDKLRASRIYELSDYIRDKLGELGVSVMDTPEGSKWRLER; this is encoded by the coding sequence CTGTACATACACAACACACTTACTGATAGAAAAGAGGAGTTTATACCTCTTAATCCTCCCAACGTACTTATGTATGTGTGCGGGCCTACTGTATATGGGCCGGCACATATAGGCCACGCCATGTCGTACACCGTCTTTGATATAGTGCGCAGATATTTGGAATACAAGGGCTACAAAGTAAAACACGTCCAGAACTTTACCGATGTCGATGATAAGATCATCGCGCGGTCCAACGAAGAGGGTATTAGCTGGAAGGATCTGGCGACCAGATACGAAAGGGAGTTCCTCAGGCAGATGGACAGCCTGAACATTTTGAGGGCTCATTATTATCCTCGGGCTAGCGAAGTTATACCCGAGATAATTGAGGATATACAAAGGCTTATAGCTCGAGGCTATGCTTATGTCGTTGACGGGGATGTATATTTTAGGGTTCTCAAGGATGAAGAGTACGGTGAGCTAAGTCACAGACGGTTGGATGAGATGAGAGCAGGTGCAAGGATCGAAGCAGATCCTCGTAAAGAGCATCCTATGGATTTCGCTCTCTGGAAGTCGGCCAAACTTGGCGAACCATATTGGGAAAGTCCATGGGGACCCGGCAGGCCCGGGTGGCATATCGAGTGCACGACGATGAATCTGCGAATGCTCGGGGAGCAGATAGATATACATGGTGGTGGAGCGGATCTCATATTCCCTCATCATGAGAACGAGATAGCCCAAAGTGAAGCTATTACAGGTAAGCATCCGTTTGTCAGGTATTGGATACACAACGGCCTCTTGCAGCTGGAAGAGGAGAAAATGGCTCGCTCGGTGGGTAACGTGCTGTCGATAGACTTTATAGTGAGACAGTACGGAGCAGATGCTTTTAGGTTGTTTGTGCTCTCTTCACATTATAGAAAACCTTTGAACTTCTCATTCGAGGCGCTGGAGTCGGCAAAGAGAGGAGTCCTCAGGCTTTATCAGGCTGTAGGTGAAGATGCAGGGCCTGCTGGTTCGGAATTCAAGGACTTTCGACAGAGATTTGAGTCTGCTATGGATGATGATTTCAATACTCCTCAGGCCATAGCCGTTCTCTTTGAACTAGCAAGGGATGTGAACGCACTTCGGAGTGAGGGTAAGGACGCTTCTACAGCAGCGGGTCTACTCAGAGAGCTGTCAGCTTTACTGGGTTTAAGGCTGGACTCTGTGGGTGGCGAGGCCACAGAAGCTGAGCCATTCATAGATCTGATTGTAGGAGTCAGAGATAAGCTTCGAGCTTCCAGGATCTATGAGCTCTCGGATTACATCCGAGACAAGCTGGGAGAGCTAGGAGTAAGCGTGATGGATACCCCTGAGGGGAGTAAGTGGAGGCTAGAGAGATAA
- the rplA gene encoding 50S ribosomal protein L1 produces the protein MAKKRGKRYLEALKLVDESKIYSPQEAIKIVKETASKTANFDATIEAHLRLGIDPRHADQQVRGTVTLPAGTGKPVRILVFAQGEAERIAQEAGADYVGSDDLIRRIENEGWLDFDVALATPDMMAKVGRLGRILGRRGLMPNPRSGTIVQPQDLPRAIQEIRKGKVEFRNDRTGILHVPIGKASFTEEQLRQNFDALMDAVLKAKPSGAKGTYIKSIYLTSTMGPSVQVDVSEAQAEAKAA, from the coding sequence ATGGCTAAGAAGAGAGGCAAGAGATATCTAGAAGCTCTTAAGCTAGTTGATGAGTCGAAGATCTATTCCCCCCAGGAAGCAATAAAGATTGTAAAGGAAACTGCTTCCAAGACTGCTAATTTTGATGCTACTATAGAAGCTCATCTAAGGTTAGGTATAGATCCCAGGCATGCTGATCAACAGGTGAGAGGCACTGTGACTCTCCCTGCCGGTACTGGCAAGCCGGTCAGGATATTGGTTTTTGCGCAGGGTGAGGCCGAGCGAATAGCGCAGGAAGCTGGCGCTGATTACGTGGGATCTGACGATCTTATACGCAGGATTGAAAACGAGGGATGGTTGGATTTCGACGTTGCCTTGGCTACTCCTGATATGATGGCCAAGGTTGGTAGGCTTGGTCGAATACTGGGTAGAAGGGGCTTGATGCCCAACCCCAGGAGTGGGACTATAGTCCAGCCACAGGACCTGCCTAGGGCGATACAGGAGATACGCAAGGGTAAGGTTGAGTTCCGTAACGACCGTACTGGTATACTGCATGTACCTATAGGAAAGGCCAGCTTTACAGAGGAACAGCTTAGACAGAACTTCGATGCTCTTATGGATGCTGTTTTGAAAGCTAAGCCTTCTGGTGCCAAAGGCACTTATATTAAGAGCATCTACCTGACTAGTACGATGGGTCCTAGCGTCCAGGTAGATGTGTCAGAGGCTCAGGCCGAAGCTAAGGCCGCATAG
- the rplL gene encoding 50S ribosomal protein L7/L12, whose protein sequence is MAVENKLSQEEIIQAIENMTVLELSQLVKALEERFGVTAVAPVAAAGVAAAPGAAAPAEEQEEQTEFDVVLTDVGANKIAVIKAVRELTSLGLKEAKDLVESAPAPVKQGVSKEEAQAAVAKLQEAGAKAEMK, encoded by the coding sequence ATGGCTGTAGAGAACAAGCTTTCCCAGGAAGAAATTATTCAAGCTATAGAGAACATGACCGTCTTGGAGCTTTCTCAGCTGGTAAAGGCGCTTGAGGAGAGGTTCGGCGTCACCGCGGTTGCCCCTGTAGCTGCAGCTGGTGTAGCTGCTGCGCCTGGAGCTGCTGCTCCGGCTGAGGAGCAGGAGGAGCAGACTGAGTTCGATGTCGTGCTCACTGATGTAGGGGCCAACAAGATTGCCGTTATCAAGGCGGTACGCGAGCTAACAAGCCTCGGCCTAAAGGAGGCTAAGGATTTGGTCGAGTCTGCTCCAGCTCCTGTCAAGCAGGGTGTGTCCAAGGAAGAGGCACAGGCAGCAGTTGCTAAGCTGCAGGAGGCTGGCGCTAAGGCTGAGATGAAGTAG
- the tuf gene encoding elongation factor Tu — protein MAKQRFERTKPHVNVGTIGHVDHGKTTLTAAITKVLALKGEAQYRPFETIDKAPEERARGITISIAHVEYETDKRHYAHVDCPGHADYIKNMITGAAQMDGAILVVSAPDGPMPQTREHILLARQVEVPAIVVFLNKVDMMDDPELLELVEMEVRELLTRYGFPGDEVPIIRGSALRALESSSTDINAPEYQPILELMDAVDEYIPTPQRAVDKPFLMPIEDVFAIKGRGTVVTGRVERGRIKVGDTVEIVGLRAERRSTVVTGVEMFQKTLDEGVAGDNIGCLLRGIERTEVERGMVLAAPGSINPHTRFRAEVYVLSKEEGGRHTPFFSGYRPQFYIRTTDVTGEVKLPEGVEMVVPGDNVNLEVELIAPVAIEEGLRFAIREGGRTVGAGVVTQILE, from the coding sequence TTGGCGAAGCAGAGGTTTGAGAGGACGAAGCCGCATGTGAACGTAGGGACGATAGGGCATGTGGATCATGGGAAGACGACGTTGACGGCAGCGATCACGAAGGTGCTGGCATTGAAGGGGGAGGCGCAGTACCGGCCGTTTGAGACGATAGACAAGGCGCCTGAGGAGAGGGCGAGGGGGATAACGATTTCGATAGCGCATGTGGAGTATGAGACGGACAAGAGGCATTATGCGCATGTGGACTGTCCTGGGCATGCGGACTACATCAAGAACATGATCACGGGTGCGGCGCAGATGGATGGAGCGATTTTGGTGGTGAGTGCGCCGGATGGGCCGATGCCGCAGACGAGGGAGCACATATTGTTGGCGAGGCAGGTGGAGGTACCTGCGATAGTGGTGTTTTTGAACAAGGTGGACATGATGGATGATCCGGAGCTGTTGGAGCTGGTGGAGATGGAGGTGAGGGAGCTATTGACGCGGTATGGATTTCCTGGGGATGAGGTGCCGATCATACGTGGGAGTGCGCTCAGGGCGTTGGAGAGCAGCAGCACGGACATCAATGCTCCGGAGTATCAGCCGATATTGGAGTTGATGGATGCGGTAGATGAGTACATACCGACGCCGCAGAGGGCTGTGGACAAGCCGTTTTTGATGCCGATAGAGGACGTATTTGCGATCAAGGGTAGGGGGACGGTAGTAACTGGTAGAGTAGAGAGGGGTAGGATCAAGGTAGGTGACACGGTAGAGATAGTAGGGTTGAGGGCAGAGAGGCGGAGCACGGTAGTGACAGGGGTGGAGATGTTCCAGAAGACGTTGGATGAGGGGGTAGCAGGGGACAACATAGGGTGTTTGTTGAGGGGGATAGAGAGGACAGAGGTAGAGCGGGGCATGGTGTTGGCGGCGCCAGGGAGCATCAACCCGCACACCAGGTTCAGGGCTGAGGTGTACGTGTTGTCGAAGGAGGAGGGAGGCAGGCACACACCGTTCTTCAGTGGGTACAGGCCGCAGTTTTACATTCGGACGACGGATGTGACAGGGGAGGTGAAGCTGCCTGAGGGGGTAGAGATGGTGGTGCCTGGGGACAATGTGAACTTGGAGGTGGAGCTGATAGCGCCTGTGGCGATAGAGGAGGGGTTGAGGTTTGCTATCAGGGAGGGTGGACGCACAGTGGGCGCTGGCGTCGTCACCCAAATCCTAGAGTAG
- the rlmB gene encoding 23S rRNA (guanosine(2251)-2'-O)-methyltransferase RlmB, with product MEAREIRKSHEQESVKPSGRVYIYGRNAVRECLLAGRRKVYRLLVAYSHSASQTLEAIESLAARSGLQIERVERSILDRLTHGANHQGVVIEASEFSYSSIEDLLASGELRGKDILMLDSLQDPQNFGTLLRTAEVFGIGAVIIPEHRSVEVTPAVVNASSGATEHLNISKVTNLARTASKLKEYGYWVLGLEYDESSSVIWDVDLRIPICLVVGSEGSGIRELVRKRCDLLVKIPQAGRIGSLNAAVAGSIALYEIYKSKSSK from the coding sequence GTGGAGGCTAGAGAGATAAGAAAAAGTCACGAGCAAGAGTCTGTTAAACCTTCAGGTAGGGTGTATATATACGGCCGTAATGCTGTCAGAGAGTGTCTGTTAGCTGGCCGGCGGAAGGTATACAGGCTGCTTGTTGCTTATTCGCATTCTGCGTCTCAAACGTTAGAAGCTATAGAATCACTGGCTGCCAGATCTGGATTACAGATTGAGAGGGTAGAACGTAGCATTCTCGACAGGCTCACACATGGTGCTAATCACCAGGGAGTAGTGATAGAAGCCTCAGAGTTTAGCTATAGTTCAATTGAAGATCTGTTAGCGAGTGGGGAGCTGAGGGGCAAGGACATCCTGATGTTGGATTCTCTTCAGGATCCACAAAATTTTGGAACCCTGCTTCGAACTGCGGAGGTATTTGGTATTGGGGCGGTCATAATCCCTGAGCATAGATCTGTAGAGGTCACGCCCGCAGTAGTAAATGCCTCTTCTGGTGCTACCGAGCACTTGAATATATCCAAGGTAACTAACCTGGCAAGGACAGCGTCCAAACTCAAGGAATACGGATACTGGGTTTTGGGTTTGGAATATGATGAGAGCTCCAGTGTTATATGGGATGTAGACTTGAGGATACCTATATGCCTGGTAGTAGGTAGTGAAGGCAGTGGTATAAGAGAGTTGGTGCGTAAGCGCTGTGATTTGCTAGTCAAGATCCCCCAGGCGGGGAGGATCGGATCTTTAAATGCGGCGGTTGCAGGCTCGATAGCCTTGTATGAGATCTACAAGAGCAAGAGCTCTAAGTAG
- the rplJ gene encoding 50S ribosomal protein L10 has protein sequence MPNPQKEAAVAELQELLSKSSAVILADYRGLNVAQMNELRRKMREANAEFHVAKNTLTRIASKAAGIEGLDPYLEGPTAIAVSFGDPTVVAKVINDFARSTRILSVKAGVLEHKVISAEAVNDLANIEPREVLLGKVVGGLNAPIANLVGVLNAAVASIAYVLQARIDQLGGVPAEAAG, from the coding sequence ATGCCCAATCCTCAGAAAGAGGCTGCTGTAGCCGAGCTGCAGGAGCTTCTGAGCAAATCGTCCGCGGTAATACTTGCGGACTACAGAGGGCTGAACGTGGCTCAGATGAATGAGCTGCGCAGAAAGATGCGTGAGGCTAATGCGGAGTTTCACGTTGCCAAGAACACCCTTACCCGTATAGCCTCTAAGGCTGCGGGGATAGAGGGACTGGATCCTTACCTCGAGGGGCCAACAGCTATAGCTGTATCCTTTGGAGATCCCACGGTAGTTGCGAAGGTCATAAACGACTTTGCCAGGTCCACTAGGATTCTTAGTGTCAAGGCGGGAGTGCTCGAGCACAAAGTCATATCGGCTGAGGCTGTGAATGATCTGGCTAACATAGAGCCTCGAGAGGTACTGCTTGGCAAGGTGGTAGGAGGTTTGAATGCTCCGATAGCCAACTTGGTAGGAGTGCTTAACGCCGCAGTAGCTTCCATAGCTTACGTGTTGCAAGCACGAATAGATCAGCTTGGTGGTGTTCCGGCTGAAGCTGCCGGTTAG
- a CDS encoding CdaR family protein, producing the protein MKEVPWRRIFVATKIPSSKLEAISSRLPRAAIALGMAILLWLYVTSTIDTQRILYPAVEVELRNLPPDMVLVSRVPTVTVTIQPLSPVLGGQIDRPRAYVDLSGVGPGVHTLPVQIEGLPGAQIVDVSPRRVRVILRKILSRKYPVQVQMSPQGINTNGKLKFTVEPKEVTVSGTMNQLSRVQKVVANINQQTLKPGTEITAEVQAYDENNRVIDSVTIDPQQVKIRITPQETPTPSPS; encoded by the coding sequence ATGAAGGAAGTTCCCTGGAGAAGGATCTTCGTAGCTACGAAGATCCCCAGCTCCAAGCTTGAAGCTATATCTTCCAGATTACCTCGGGCAGCCATAGCCTTAGGCATGGCCATACTGCTATGGCTATATGTCACTTCCACAATAGACACCCAGCGGATACTTTACCCTGCGGTCGAGGTAGAACTCCGTAACCTGCCTCCGGATATGGTACTGGTTAGCAGGGTACCTACTGTGACTGTAACTATACAACCGCTTAGTCCCGTACTAGGAGGACAAATAGACAGACCCAGAGCTTATGTGGACCTGTCTGGAGTAGGTCCCGGAGTACATACTCTGCCAGTACAGATTGAGGGATTACCAGGGGCACAGATCGTAGATGTCTCACCGAGAAGAGTAAGAGTCATTCTTAGAAAGATACTCTCTAGAAAGTATCCAGTGCAGGTTCAGATGAGTCCTCAAGGGATAAACACAAATGGTAAGCTCAAGTTCACCGTAGAGCCCAAAGAAGTGACCGTTAGCGGGACCATGAATCAGCTGTCAAGAGTACAAAAAGTAGTAGCTAATATCAACCAGCAGACCCTGAAACCTGGAACAGAGATAACAGCAGAGGTACAAGCTTACGACGAAAACAACAGAGTAATCGATAGCGTGACTATTGATCCCCAGCAGGTGAAGATAAGGATAACACCACAAGAAACACCCACCCCATCGCCATCCTAA
- the dnaB gene encoding replicative DNA helicase, with protein MIETLEKLPPHSIEAEQSLLGSLLLDRDAIIKVAPFLRPEDFYREAHARIYEAILDLYNRREPPDLVTIHEELSRRGYAEEVGGASYLTWLMNSVPTSVHVEYYGRIIERTAILRRLISAGSEIAGLGYEEGLEVDEALDRAEQILYRVAQNRSTKDFISLRDALAEFFDKLDYQHQHRGEIVGIPTGFRDLDQLTGGLQRSDLVIVAARPSVGKTAFAMCMAANAAIKHNVPVGIFSLEMSAEQLVLRLLAMETGIDSHRLRMGFLDDDEWDKLIRAIGRLSEVPIFIDDTSAASSQELRSKARRLHAQKGVQMIVIDYLQLMQSGRTDNRVQEISEISRGLKGLARELNIPVVALSQLSRAVEQRQDHRPQLSDLRESGSIEQDADVVMFIYREEIYNPETDKKNIAEIHVAKHRNGPVGIVPLRFFKDTTRFADLETFREPDI; from the coding sequence TTGATAGAGACGCTGGAGAAGCTACCACCACATAGCATAGAAGCTGAGCAATCACTTCTGGGTAGCCTCCTGCTGGATCGAGATGCGATCATAAAAGTCGCACCTTTCCTTAGACCTGAGGACTTTTATAGAGAGGCTCACGCTCGCATATATGAGGCCATACTCGATCTATATAACAGGCGTGAGCCTCCCGACCTGGTCACTATTCATGAAGAATTATCGCGACGAGGATACGCAGAAGAAGTAGGCGGAGCCAGTTACCTGACCTGGCTCATGAACTCAGTACCTACTAGCGTCCACGTTGAGTACTACGGGCGCATAATAGAGAGAACTGCGATCCTTCGCAGACTGATATCAGCCGGTAGTGAGATTGCTGGCCTAGGCTATGAAGAAGGCTTAGAGGTTGATGAAGCCCTAGACAGAGCGGAGCAGATACTCTATCGCGTTGCTCAAAACCGAAGCACCAAGGACTTTATATCCCTCCGAGACGCTCTGGCAGAGTTCTTCGATAAGCTAGACTATCAGCACCAACATAGAGGTGAAATAGTCGGCATCCCCACCGGGTTCAGAGATCTTGATCAGTTGACAGGGGGACTGCAGAGATCTGACCTGGTTATAGTGGCTGCTCGACCTAGTGTAGGAAAAACTGCTTTCGCCATGTGTATGGCAGCCAATGCGGCAATCAAGCACAATGTGCCCGTAGGGATATTCAGCCTGGAAATGAGTGCTGAACAGCTAGTGCTTAGATTGCTCGCTATGGAAACTGGGATAGATTCTCACCGTCTCAGGATGGGCTTTTTAGACGATGACGAGTGGGACAAGCTTATACGCGCTATAGGTAGGTTGTCGGAGGTTCCCATATTTATAGACGATACATCCGCAGCCTCATCACAAGAACTTCGTAGCAAAGCGAGAAGGCTGCATGCGCAGAAAGGCGTACAGATGATAGTCATAGACTATCTGCAACTTATGCAAAGCGGCAGGACAGATAACAGAGTCCAGGAAATATCTGAGATTAGCCGAGGGCTCAAGGGGCTTGCCAGAGAACTTAATATACCAGTGGTAGCACTATCCCAGCTAAGCAGGGCTGTGGAACAACGGCAGGATCATCGCCCACAGCTGTCAGATCTTCGAGAATCAGGTAGCATAGAACAGGATGCAGATGTTGTAATGTTTATATACAGAGAAGAGATATATAACCCTGAAACCGACAAAAAGAACATAGCTGAGATACACGTCGCAAAACATCGTAATGGGCCCGTAGGCATAGTGCCCTTGCGCTTTTTCAAGGACACTACCAGGTTCGCAGACCTGGAGACCTTCAGGGAACCAGATATATAG
- the secE gene encoding preprotein translocase subunit SecE, with the protein MKAIRVRRGFFPRLRSNLSKFYEDTRAEIRKVSWPTRDEVIRLSIVVIVLSVSMAIFLGVIVDGIFLWLYRLIGGI; encoded by the coding sequence GTGAAAGCCATTAGAGTCAGGAGAGGGTTCTTCCCTCGCCTCCGAAGTAACCTTTCGAAGTTCTACGAAGATACTAGAGCAGAGATTAGAAAGGTATCCTGGCCGACCAGGGATGAGGTAATCAGACTATCGATAGTAGTGATAGTCCTGTCGGTGTCTATGGCCATTTTCCTGGGGGTCATAGTAGATGGCATATTTCTATGGCTTTACCGTTTGATAGGTGGCATATAG
- the cdaA gene encoding diadenylate cyclase CdaA produces the protein MTEVIGRTNHISPLLSVIDILVVAAIFYWILGLVKGTRAVPVLRGLAIILVSSVALLIIFQITPFKLRALDFLLQRALLPGFVVAIPVIFQPELRRALERIGTSTTFSALYSHSETDEITKLAQNITKAVTDLADRRIGALIVIERETGLEDIADTGTRIDACADPGLLESIFMPNGPLHDGAVIISRGRIVAAGCVLPLSENMRVLGERGTRHRAALGVTETSDAIAVVVSEETGVISVAQNGRLLSNFTEERLMRFLTAALKPS, from the coding sequence GTGACCGAAGTAATAGGTCGCACAAACCATATCAGCCCTCTACTGTCAGTAATAGACATCCTAGTAGTAGCAGCTATATTCTATTGGATACTGGGACTCGTTAAGGGCACAAGGGCTGTACCAGTACTTAGAGGATTAGCCATAATCCTTGTATCCTCCGTAGCGCTCCTGATAATCTTCCAAATTACGCCCTTCAAGCTTCGAGCTCTGGACTTCCTGCTTCAAAGGGCGTTGCTCCCGGGATTTGTAGTGGCCATTCCAGTTATATTCCAGCCGGAGCTTAGGAGAGCGTTAGAGAGAATCGGCACATCCACCACATTCTCAGCTCTTTACAGCCATTCTGAAACAGATGAGATAACTAAATTGGCCCAGAACATAACCAAAGCCGTGACCGATCTTGCAGACAGAAGAATAGGCGCGCTCATAGTCATTGAGCGAGAGACAGGGCTTGAGGATATAGCAGACACAGGGACAAGGATCGATGCCTGTGCGGATCCAGGATTGCTCGAAAGCATATTCATGCCCAATGGGCCTCTACATGACGGAGCTGTCATAATCAGCCGCGGCAGGATAGTCGCAGCTGGATGTGTGTTACCCTTAAGTGAGAATATGAGGGTACTGGGAGAAAGGGGGACAAGGCACAGAGCAGCACTGGGTGTAACCGAGACCTCTGATGCAATAGCGGTGGTGGTCAGCGAGGAAACAGGTGTGATATCTGTAGCCCAAAATGGCAGGTTACTGAGTAACTTTACTGAAGAGAGGCTGATGAGGTTCCTCACAGCAGCTCTCAAACCCAGCTAG
- the rplK gene encoding 50S ribosomal protein L11, which yields MAKKVKAVVKLQLPAGKATPGQPIGPALAPHGVSIPQFVKEYNERTASMAGQIIPVEVTVYEDRSFTFVTKTPPAANLLLQAAGIEKGSGVPNRQKVGRVTRDQIREIAELKMKDLNAYDVEHAMKMIEGTARSMGIEVV from the coding sequence GTGGCTAAGAAAGTAAAAGCAGTTGTAAAGCTTCAACTACCTGCTGGTAAGGCGACTCCTGGCCAGCCAATTGGTCCGGCTCTCGCTCCTCATGGGGTTTCCATACCCCAGTTCGTTAAGGAGTATAATGAGAGGACGGCCTCTATGGCTGGGCAGATCATACCGGTAGAGGTTACCGTTTACGAGGACAGGTCCTTTACATTTGTTACAAAGACTCCGCCTGCTGCTAATCTTCTATTGCAGGCTGCTGGAATCGAAAAAGGTTCAGGTGTTCCCAATCGTCAAAAGGTTGGTCGTGTTACCAGAGACCAGATTAGAGAGATTGCTGAGCTTAAGATGAAGGACCTGAATGCCTATGATGTAGAGCATGCCATGAAGATGATAGAGGGTACCGCTCGTAGCATGGGCATAGAAGTAGTATAA